The Synergistaceae bacterium genome has a window encoding:
- a CDS encoding bifunctional 4-hydroxy-2-oxoglutarate aldolase/2-dehydro-3-deoxy-phosphogluconate aldolase: protein MMIFEQFAKIGIIPVVVLDDPKDAAPLAKALYENGLPCAEVTFRTAAAEESIKIMTREFPEMLVGAGTVLTKDQADRAINAGAKFIVSPGLNPKIVQYCLDKSMPITPGTQTPSEMEQALELGLKVVKFFPAEPAGGLNMIKAVAAAYVDLKFMPTGGLNANNVRDYLAYKKIIACGGSWMVKKDLITAGEWDKIGALVKEAAGIVKEIRG from the coding sequence ATAATGATATTCGAGCAGTTCGCAAAAATCGGAATCATTCCTGTAGTAGTACTTGACGACCCAAAAGACGCAGCACCGTTAGCAAAGGCATTATATGAAAACGGTCTCCCCTGTGCTGAAGTAACATTCAGGACAGCAGCAGCAGAAGAGTCAATCAAAATAATGACGCGTGAATTTCCTGAAATGTTAGTAGGAGCGGGAACAGTTCTCACAAAAGATCAGGCCGACCGGGCAATTAACGCAGGTGCAAAATTTATTGTCTCACCGGGACTCAATCCTAAAATCGTGCAGTATTGCCTTGATAAAAGTATGCCGATAACTCCGGGAACTCAAACACCCAGCGAGATGGAACAGGCTTTAGAACTCGGCTTAAAAGTTGTCAAATTCTTCCCTGCTGAACCTGCCGGGGGACTCAACATGATTAAGGCTGTAGCAGCTGCATATGTAGATTTAAAGTTTATGCCGACGGGCGGACTCAATGCAAATAACGTGCGTGATTATCTTGCTTATAAGAAAATTATCGCGTGCGGAGGGAGCTGGATGGTCAAGAAGGATTTAATCACGGCCGGAGAATGGGACAAAATCGGCGCACTAGTAAAAGAAGCAGCCGGAATAGTTAAAGAAATCAGGGGGTAA
- a CDS encoding sugar kinase: MQLNLRPKGECKFDAVSLGEVMLRLDPGEGRIRTARSFRAWEGGGEYNVIRGLHKCFGMDTAVITAFADNEVGKLMKDFIEQGGVNTSLIYWKKTDGIGRICRNGINFTERGFGIRGAVGCSDRANTAISQATPEELDFETIFGKMGVRWLHTGGIYAALSEQSCKTVIEACKIAKKYGTLISYDLNYRPSMWSAIGGQAKAQEVNKEVAKYVDVMIGNEEDFTACLGFQIEGNDENLKELNLDGYKKMIGEAAKTYPNFKAVATTLRTVRTATVNDWKAICWADGEIYMSKEYNGLEIMDRVGGGDSFASGLVYGLMTTGDPEKAVNYGAAHGALAMTTPGDTSMASVKEVEAIMGGAGARVKR, from the coding sequence ATGCAATTAAATTTACGTCCAAAGGGTGAATGCAAATTTGACGCAGTTAGTCTCGGTGAAGTAATGCTAAGACTCGATCCGGGCGAAGGACGAATCAGAACAGCGAGATCCTTCAGAGCATGGGAAGGCGGCGGAGAATATAACGTAATTCGCGGACTTCATAAATGTTTTGGGATGGACACGGCAGTAATTACGGCGTTTGCTGACAATGAAGTCGGCAAATTAATGAAGGATTTTATCGAGCAGGGCGGAGTCAATACGAGCCTTATTTACTGGAAAAAAACGGACGGAATCGGGAGAATCTGCCGCAATGGAATTAATTTCACTGAACGGGGCTTCGGAATTCGCGGTGCAGTGGGCTGCTCAGACAGAGCTAACACGGCAATTTCACAAGCTACTCCGGAAGAATTAGACTTTGAAACAATTTTCGGAAAAATGGGAGTCCGCTGGCTTCACACGGGGGGAATTTACGCGGCATTATCCGAGCAGTCATGCAAAACAGTAATAGAGGCCTGCAAAATCGCGAAAAAATACGGGACTCTGATCTCCTATGATTTAAATTATCGTCCTTCAATGTGGAGCGCAATAGGAGGCCAAGCAAAGGCTCAAGAAGTAAATAAAGAAGTCGCAAAATATGTCGACGTAATGATCGGCAATGAAGAAGATTTTACGGCGTGTCTAGGCTTCCAAATCGAGGGCAATGACGAGAATCTCAAAGAATTAAATCTCGACGGCTATAAAAAAATGATCGGCGAGGCTGCGAAAACTTATCCGAATTTCAAGGCAGTAGCTACGACACTAAGAACTGTACGAACTGCGACAGTTAATGACTGGAAGGCGATTTGCTGGGCGGACGGAGAAATTTACATGTCAAAAGAGTATAACGGGCTTGAAATCATGGACAGAGTCGGCGGTGGAGATTCTTTTGCGTCGGGACTTGTTTACGGCTTAATGACGACTGGCGACCCTGAGAAGGCCGTAAATTATGGAGCAGCTCACGGGGCTTTAGCAATGACAACGCCGGGCGATACTTCAATGGCGAGCGTTAAAGAAGTTGAAGCTATTATGGGCGGAGCAGGAGCGCGTGTAAAACGTTAA
- the rsfS gene encoding ribosome silencing factor produces MDNNNLLETVAAALDDRKGENIITLDLKNKGSLADAFILVTGNSDTHLKTLADTAEEVLERAGHKCKIEGAESSNWRLIDAGDIVVHVFSHKGRDFYRLERLWEEE; encoded by the coding sequence ATGGATAATAATAATTTACTTGAGACAGTAGCAGCAGCATTAGACGACAGGAAGGGCGAAAATATTATTACGCTCGACCTTAAGAATAAAGGCAGCCTGGCAGACGCATTTATATTAGTTACGGGGAATTCTGATACACACTTAAAAACTTTAGCGGACACAGCAGAAGAAGTATTAGAACGAGCCGGGCATAAATGCAAGATTGAGGGTGCAGAGAGTTCAAACTGGAGACTGATAGATGCTGGCGATATAGTAGTGCATGTATTCAGCCATAAGGGAAGAGATTTCTACAGATTGGAACGTCTGTGGGAAGAAGAATAA